A genomic window from Chrysoperla carnea chromosome 3, inChrCarn1.1, whole genome shotgun sequence includes:
- the LOC123295929 gene encoding uncharacterized protein LOC123295929: MIFTQINDNRTYVEARWKPALLYIGIPLQTRYYLEQTSDNGTFDMLDGILQLYRGEAYILSNNENITVMYTCRYTEGLIPLYSQDVLVLSQNTVYAPDDQEAVKAVLKDNELDYGFLRNVEQGREECTQILKLD, from the exons ATGATTTTCACACAAATTAACGACAATCGTACATATGTTGAAGCTAGATGGAAACCAGCTTTATTATATATTGGAATTCCATTGCAAACTAGATATTACTTGGAGCAAACATCTGATAATGGTACATTTGATATGTTAGACG GTATTTTACAACTTTATAGAGGCGAAGCGtacattttatcaaataatgaaaatataacagTAATGTATACATGTCGTTATACTGAAGGACTTATACCATTGTACTCAC aggaTGTACTTGTCTTATCACAAAATACAGTTTATGCACCAGATGATCAAGAAGCTGTCAAAGCAGTTCTTAAAGATAATGAATTAGACTATGGATTTCTCCGGAATGTAGAACAAGGTCGAGAAGAATGCAcgcaaattttaaaacttgattaa